The following coding sequences lie in one Flavobacteriales bacterium genomic window:
- a CDS encoding peptidoglycan DD-metalloendopeptidase family protein: MKKIIISFVTLVLLSLQSRAYTLESDSSGTKKNSVHTTSIDTTKDGILLIHRFDEFLDIINETSDSTDFYDWVTDDIHNRKFDFSKVKDSLIVVLNDSNDFYTHPVKGNVTSEFGRRRWRYHYGTDIDLNTGDTVVSAFNGKVRISTYSKSYGNVIVIRHNNGLETIYGHLSKRFVDVDSTVSSGTVIGLGGNTGRSYGSHLHFEIRYFDEAIDPRDIIAFENFTTHYDTLSISKCTFAYRKELKLLKEIQYHTVRSGNTLGQIARKYGTSINTICRLNRISRNKILQIGEKLRVR, from the coding sequence ATGAAAAAAATCATCATTTCATTTGTAACATTAGTACTTCTCAGCCTTCAGTCAAGAGCCTACACCCTAGAAAGTGATTCATCAGGCACTAAAAAAAATAGCGTACATACCACTTCCATTGATACCACAAAAGATGGCATTTTATTAATACATCGTTTTGATGAGTTTTTAGATATCATAAACGAAACTTCTGATTCAACTGATTTTTACGATTGGGTTACTGATGACATTCACAACAGAAAATTCGATTTTTCAAAAGTTAAAGACTCGTTAATTGTGGTATTAAATGATAGTAACGATTTTTATACACATCCTGTTAAAGGTAATGTTACCTCAGAATTTGGACGAAGAAGATGGCGTTACCATTACGGAACAGATATTGATTTAAACACGGGCGATACTGTTGTAAGTGCTTTTAACGGAAAAGTTAGAATTTCAACGTACAGCAAATCTTACGGGAATGTTATTGTTATTCGTCACAACAACGGATTAGAAACCATTTACGGTCACCTTTCAAAACGTTTTGTTGATGTTGATTCAACCGTTTCTTCGGGAACCGTAATTGGATTGGGTGGAAATACTGGTCGGTCTTACGGAAGCCATTTACATTTTGAAATCCGTTATTTTGACGAAGCCATAGACCCTCGAGATATTATTGCTTTTGAAAATTTTACAACACATTACGATACCTTAAGCATCTCTAAATGCACTTTTGCTTACAGAAAGGAACTTAAATTACTCAAAGAAATTCAGTACCATACCGTGAGAAGCGGTAATACCTTAGGTCAGATTGCCAGAAAATATGGTACTTCCATAAATACCATTTGTCGATTAAATAGAATTTCTAGAAACAAAATATTACAAATTGGTGAAAAATTAAGGGTAAGATAA
- a CDS encoding type I restriction-modification system subunit M has protein sequence MTQKEQHKKLGDTLWGIANDLRGAMNADDFRDYMLSFLFLRYLSHNYEESAKKELGSDYPNAEEKKIKVVDDESGKEEEITIEVSPLTIWYRNNEKDAPEFEKQMRRKVHYVIEPKHLWSNISELARTHSEDLLMNLSEGFRYIENESFENSFQGLFSEINLDSEKLGKTYKERNDKLCKIISKIADGIKRMSSDADDLGNAYEYLIGQFAAGSGKKAGEFYTPQQISTILSEIVTLDSQDPSTGKKSKLDKVLDFACGSGSLLLNIRKRIKDNGGTVGKIYGQENNITTYNLARMNMLLHGMKDTEFEIYHGDTLKNQWDILNEMNPSKKTEFDAIVANPPFSLRWEPNDTLAEDFRFKSYGLAPKSAADFAFLLHGFHFLGKEGTMAIILPHGVLFRGGAEERIREKLLKDNNIDTVIGLPSNLFYSTGIPVCILVLKKCKKEDDVLFINASEHFLKGKRQNELSKKNIASIVETYKYRKEAERYSRKVSMEEIKNNGYNLNISRYVSTAEDEVQIDLGEVNEKLTAINERIKTNTEKHNGFLKELGLKTI, from the coding sequence ATGACACAAAAAGAACAACATAAAAAACTAGGCGATACCCTTTGGGGCATTGCAAATGATTTAAGAGGTGCCATGAATGCAGATGATTTCCGTGATTACATGCTTTCGTTTTTATTTCTACGCTACCTATCGCACAACTACGAAGAATCTGCAAAAAAGGAGTTGGGTTCTGATTATCCGAACGCTGAGGAGAAAAAAATAAAGGTCGTTGATGATGAATCGGGCAAAGAAGAAGAAATCACCATTGAAGTTTCGCCCTTAACTATATGGTATCGTAACAATGAGAAAGATGCTCCAGAATTTGAAAAGCAGATGCGCAGGAAGGTGCATTATGTAATAGAACCAAAACATCTTTGGAGTAATATTTCCGAACTCGCACGAACACATAGCGAAGATTTATTAATGAATCTTTCTGAGGGTTTTCGCTACATAGAAAATGAGTCTTTTGAAAATTCGTTTCAAGGGCTGTTTTCAGAAATTAACCTTGACTCTGAAAAACTCGGTAAAACGTATAAAGAGCGAAATGATAAATTATGTAAGATAATCAGCAAAATAGCCGATGGTATCAAGAGGATGTCATCTGATGCCGATGATTTAGGGAATGCGTATGAATATTTGATTGGTCAGTTTGCAGCAGGTTCGGGAAAAAAAGCAGGCGAGTTTTATACGCCACAACAAATCTCAACCATCCTTTCTGAGATTGTCACCTTAGACAGTCAAGACCCATCCACAGGCAAGAAAAGTAAGTTGGACAAAGTATTGGACTTTGCCTGCGGTTCAGGTTCCTTATTGTTGAACATACGCAAACGTATCAAAGACAATGGCGGTACAGTAGGCAAAATTTACGGACAAGAGAACAACATCACTACCTACAACTTGGCACGAATGAACATGCTTTTACATGGTATGAAGGACACGGAATTTGAAATCTATCATGGTGACACTTTAAAAAATCAGTGGGACATTTTGAATGAAATGAATCCTTCCAAAAAAACAGAATTTGATGCGATAGTTGCCAATCCACCTTTCAGTTTACGTTGGGAACCGAATGATACTTTGGCAGAAGATTTCCGTTTTAAAAGCTATGGTTTAGCCCCAAAATCAGCAGCGGATTTTGCATTCCTTTTACACGGTTTTCATTTCTTAGGAAAAGAAGGAACAATGGCTATTATTTTACCTCATGGTGTATTATTCCGTGGTGGCGCAGAAGAACGAATTCGTGAAAAGCTGTTGAAAGACAACAATATTGACACGGTAATTGGCTTGCCTTCTAACCTATTTTATTCAACAGGAATTCCAGTTTGTATTTTGGTACTAAAAAAATGCAAAAAAGAAGATGACGTGCTATTCATCAATGCCAGTGAGCATTTTCTGAAAGGAAAAAGGCAAAATGAACTTTCAAAAAAGAACATTGCAAGTATTGTAGAAACTTACAAGTACAGAAAAGAAGCTGAACGCTATTCTCGAAAAGTCTCCATGGAAGAGATTAAAAACAATGGCTACAACCTGAACATTTCAAGATATGTGAGTACGGCTGAGGATGAAGTGCAAATTGACTTAGGAGAGGTAAATGAAAAGCTGACTGCTATTAATGAGCGTATTAAAACAAACACCGAAAAACACAATGGATTTTTAAAGGAGTTGGGGTTAAAAACAATTTGA
- the rlmF gene encoding 23S rRNA (adenine(1618)-N(6))-methyltransferase RlmF has translation MTHKKVHPKEKLALHPRNKHRERYNFSLLVKTCPELKPFVLINKLNDESIDFFNPDAVKTLNQALLKHYYDIKFWDIPKDFLCPPIPGRADYIHYIADLLSKSHQSKIPTGNAVKILDIGVGANCVYPIIGNSEYGWSFVGAEINPLSLESAKTIVKQNSRLAKNVTLRLQTNPKELFNNIIQTGEKFDVSICNPPFHSSEIEAKEGTSRKLKNLKGTKTPKLVLNFGGQHNELWTEDGEIGFVKRMINESKQFGNSCCWFSTLISKESNLTAVYQELKNCNALETMTIPMQQGNKMSRIVAWAFLTSKERALFKSV, from the coding sequence ATGACTCATAAAAAGGTTCATCCTAAAGAGAAATTAGCATTACACCCGAGAAACAAACATCGAGAACGATACAATTTTTCGCTTTTAGTTAAAACTTGTCCTGAATTAAAACCTTTTGTATTAATCAATAAATTAAATGACGAATCGATTGATTTTTTTAATCCAGATGCCGTAAAAACCTTAAATCAAGCACTTTTAAAACATTACTACGACATTAAATTTTGGGATATTCCTAAAGATTTTTTGTGTCCGCCTATACCAGGAAGAGCAGATTACATCCATTACATTGCTGATTTATTAAGCAAAAGCCATCAAAGTAAAATACCCACAGGTAACGCTGTTAAAATATTAGATATTGGCGTAGGTGCTAATTGTGTTTATCCAATAATTGGAAATAGTGAATACGGTTGGAGTTTTGTAGGTGCTGAAATAAATCCGCTTTCTTTAGAATCAGCAAAAACAATCGTAAAACAAAACAGTCGTTTAGCGAAAAATGTAACCCTTCGTTTACAAACCAACCCAAAAGAATTGTTCAATAACATTATACAAACAGGCGAAAAATTTGATGTAAGCATTTGTAACCCTCCTTTTCATTCATCGGAAATTGAGGCAAAAGAAGGAACTTCAAGAAAACTGAAAAATTTAAAAGGAACAAAAACACCCAAACTGGTGTTGAATTTTGGTGGGCAACATAATGAATTATGGACTGAAGATGGTGAAATTGGATTTGTTAAAAGAATGATTAACGAAAGCAAACAATTTGGCAACTCATGCTGCTGGTTTTCTACACTTATATCAAAAGAATCGAATTTAACGGCGGTATATCAAGAACTGAAAAATTGTAATGCTCTTGAAACAATGACCATCCCTATGCAGCAAGGCAATAAAATGAGCCGAATTGTGGCATGGGCTTTTTTAACTTCAAAAGAAAGAGCTTTGTTTAAATCTGTATAA
- a CDS encoding YwbE family protein: MSAGNFRKNVQIGISVEVVQKQDQRTGNLTSGIVKKILTNSPTHPHGIKVILENGVVGRVKTILE, encoded by the coding sequence ATGTCAGCAGGAAACTTTCGCAAAAACGTACAAATAGGAATAAGTGTTGAAGTGGTTCAAAAACAAGACCAACGAACTGGAAATTTAACGTCTGGCATAGTTAAAAAAATATTAACCAACTCACCTACTCATCCACACGGCATTAAAGTAATACTAGAAAACGGTGTTGTAGGTAGGGTTAAAACAATTCTAGAATAA
- a CDS encoding TSUP family transporter: MIFQDLIVVLLLAFVAGFTDAVVGGGGLIQLPALILFMPQYAIPSLMGTNKFSGFSGTVVATFKYMKLVKINYQLLLPGIITAVLSSMLGAWLITFLSNDLIKPIIFGLLVMVFIYTLVKKELGQYETKKVLNTNSYFYSALVGLFLGFYDGFFGPGTGSFLILIFITLFGMEFLMASAHAKMINIATNISALIYFVISGNIVYKIAIPLAMSNMLGSYLGAKMAFKKGNKFIRRFYLLIVFLLILKFVYDWAK; encoded by the coding sequence TTGATTTTTCAAGACCTTATTGTTGTGCTTTTACTGGCTTTTGTAGCAGGGTTTACCGATGCAGTTGTAGGTGGAGGTGGATTAATACAATTACCTGCTTTAATTTTATTTATGCCTCAGTATGCCATTCCAAGTTTAATGGGTACCAACAAGTTTTCTGGTTTTAGCGGAACTGTCGTCGCCACTTTTAAATACATGAAACTTGTAAAAATTAATTACCAACTTTTATTACCGGGCATTATTACCGCTGTTTTATCATCAATGCTTGGTGCTTGGCTCATTACATTTTTAAGTAACGACTTGATAAAACCAATTATTTTCGGGTTATTGGTAATGGTGTTTATTTATACCTTGGTTAAAAAAGAACTAGGGCAATACGAAACAAAAAAAGTATTAAATACCAACAGCTATTTTTATTCGGCATTAGTGGGCTTATTTCTAGGTTTTTATGATGGCTTTTTTGGACCTGGAACAGGTAGTTTTCTAATTTTAATTTTTATTACTTTGTTTGGAATGGAATTTTTAATGGCTTCTGCTCATGCAAAAATGATAAATATAGCTACCAACATTTCTGCCTTAATCTATTTTGTTATTTCTGGCAACATTGTTTATAAAATAGCCATACCATTAGCTATGAGCAATATGTTAGGCTCTTATTTAGGGGCTAAAATGGCATTTAAAAAGGGTAACAAATTTATTAGACGATTTTATTTACTGATTGTTTTTTTACTCATCTTAAAATTTGTTTACGACTGGGCAAAGTAA
- a CDS encoding AAA family ATPase, whose product MATTNFNNLTEVVSEFRKYLTGDHRTLKDVILFYAYNGTGKTRLSMEFKELGKSINPPRDTLYFNAFTEDLFYWDNDLDSDEHRVLLLNKNSQFFGGIENLDIDNKIRPILHNYSDFNFVTDFNYVKPSDAGKENPETFWAIRFIREELVEGTSQNVENIKISRGEENLFIWCFFLAIYQLAIDGAEGYDWVKYIYIDDPISSLDENNAIALACGLASIMESGIYEEIEEAGEKKKVERERKVKVVLSTHHSLFFNVMYNEIKMKRKTFFLHSNGSLAYKLQDTDDTPFFHHIALLSELDKVSKSEVIHTYHFNGLRTVMEKAVSFFGYDKIDKVIHGLEDEVLFHRAVQLLSHGKYSIFAPSPMTDDTKDLFKKILQGFLDKYKFNLPEIFAQEQTTAEQ is encoded by the coding sequence ATGGCAACAACAAACTTCAATAACCTTACGGAAGTAGTTTCCGAATTCCGAAAATATCTCACAGGAGATCATAGAACGCTAAAGGATGTGATTCTTTTCTATGCATACAACGGAACTGGTAAGACGAGATTATCCATGGAATTCAAGGAATTGGGCAAATCGATTAATCCGCCAAGAGACACTTTGTACTTCAATGCTTTCACTGAAGATTTATTCTATTGGGATAATGACCTAGATAGTGATGAACATAGAGTTCTATTACTAAACAAGAATTCTCAGTTTTTTGGAGGGATTGAGAATTTAGATATAGACAATAAAATTCGCCCCATACTGCATAATTATAGCGACTTCAATTTTGTGACCGACTTTAATTATGTGAAACCATCTGATGCTGGTAAAGAGAATCCTGAAACATTCTGGGCTATCAGATTTATTAGAGAAGAATTGGTTGAAGGAACTTCACAGAACGTTGAAAACATTAAAATATCCCGAGGTGAAGAAAATCTCTTTATCTGGTGTTTTTTCCTGGCAATCTATCAACTGGCAATTGATGGTGCTGAAGGCTATGACTGGGTAAAATACATCTACATTGATGACCCTATTTCTTCGCTAGACGAAAATAATGCGATCGCATTAGCATGTGGTTTAGCTTCAATAATGGAAAGTGGTATATATGAGGAAATCGAAGAGGCTGGGGAGAAAAAGAAAGTTGAAAGAGAAAGAAAGGTCAAAGTAGTCTTGTCAACACACCATAGTCTTTTCTTTAATGTTATGTACAATGAAATAAAGATGAAACGGAAAACATTTTTCCTTCATTCAAATGGCTCTCTGGCTTATAAGTTACAGGACACAGATGATACCCCATTTTTTCATCACATAGCCTTGTTGAGTGAATTGGATAAGGTTTCCAAATCTGAGGTGATTCATACTTACCATTTTAATGGATTAAGAACAGTTATGGAAAAAGCAGTGAGCTTTTTCGGCTATGACAAAATTGATAAAGTAATACATGGATTGGAGGATGAAGTACTATTTCATAGAGCCGTGCAGCTCCTTAGTCATGGAAAGTATTCAATTTTTGCTCCATCTCCAATGACAGATGACACAAAAGATTTATTCAAAAAAATTCTTCAAGGATTTCTGGACAAGTACAAATTTAATTTGCCAGAAATCTTTGCACAAGAACAAACAACAGCTGAACAATGA
- a CDS encoding DNA topoisomerase 3 encodes MKVCIAEKPSVAREIASVLGANTKRDGYFEGNGYYVTYTFGHLCTLFEPNDYYSNWKSWNLNSLPMLPDKFKTKVVDNGGIQKQFSIVKSLFDKATLVINCGDAGQEGELIQRWVIEQAGYKGEVKRLWISSLTTEAIKEGFEKLKPSQQYDNLYYAGFSRAIGDWLLGMNATRLYTLKHGGHKQILSIGRVQTPTLAMVVNRFKEIENFKPTPFWELQTVYRETIFNCEEGRFTTKEEGQKFADKVKAADFEIVSVTKKAGNEYAPKLFDLTGLQVYCNNRFGFSADDTLKTVQKLYELKVVTYPRVDTTFLPNDIYPKVNDILKNLSNYSVLTQPLLGKKIRKSTKVFNDKKVTDHHAIIPTGVETQLNLNEQKVYDIIAKRFIAVFYDDCSVSNTAVIGTADEVSFKTTGKEIIEKGWRVVFDGIEETEEEKESNLLPNFVEGEKGPHEPSFLEKETKPPNMFTEATLLRAMETAGKQVDDEELRELMKDNGIGRPSTRANIIETLFKRKYIERNKKQLVPTSTGIQLIDTIQNKLLTSAELTGSWEKQLKEIEQGKYNAGTFIKNMKQMVDHLVYEVRMEKDRAQISAITDNKPAKTSKDKNKLSEQTCPKCKKGSLLKGKNAYGCSDYANGCKFVLPFSFMGKKLTEKQLLQLLQKGKTSTIKGFKTDVGKTDGTVGFNEHFELQLTETTTASKKPKKPENELLCPKCGKGKIVKGKTAYGCSNFATECDFRFLFNDIRTKANGAELTKTLVYSIIKGDI; translated from the coding sequence ATGAAAGTTTGTATAGCCGAAAAACCCAGCGTAGCTCGCGAAATTGCATCTGTTTTAGGTGCAAACACTAAACGAGATGGCTATTTTGAAGGCAATGGCTATTATGTGACTTATACCTTTGGTCATTTATGCACTTTGTTTGAACCCAACGATTATTATAGCAACTGGAAAAGTTGGAACCTGAACAGCTTACCCATGTTGCCCGATAAGTTTAAAACCAAAGTAGTTGACAATGGAGGTATTCAAAAGCAATTCAGCATTGTAAAAAGTTTATTTGATAAAGCTACATTGGTGATTAACTGTGGTGATGCTGGGCAAGAAGGAGAATTGATTCAACGATGGGTAATTGAACAAGCAGGTTACAAAGGTGAAGTAAAACGATTATGGATATCATCGTTAACCACCGAAGCCATTAAAGAAGGTTTTGAAAAACTAAAACCATCGCAACAATACGACAATTTGTATTACGCAGGTTTTTCTCGTGCCATTGGCGATTGGCTATTGGGCATGAACGCCACACGTTTGTACACCTTAAAACACGGAGGACACAAACAAATATTATCTATTGGAAGAGTTCAAACACCAACATTAGCAATGGTGGTAAACCGCTTTAAAGAAATTGAAAATTTTAAACCTACCCCCTTTTGGGAATTACAAACCGTTTATAGAGAAACCATTTTTAATTGCGAAGAAGGGCGTTTTACCACTAAAGAAGAAGGACAAAAATTTGCCGACAAAGTAAAAGCTGCTGATTTTGAAATTGTATCGGTTACCAAGAAAGCAGGAAACGAATACGCACCTAAATTATTTGATTTAACGGGCTTGCAAGTGTATTGCAACAATAGGTTTGGTTTCTCTGCCGATGACACCTTAAAAACTGTTCAGAAGCTATACGAATTAAAAGTAGTTACCTACCCTAGAGTTGATACCACGTTTTTACCCAACGACATTTACCCAAAAGTAAACGACATCCTTAAAAACCTTTCCAATTACAGCGTTTTAACGCAGCCTTTATTGGGTAAGAAAATACGTAAATCGACCAAAGTATTTAACGATAAAAAAGTAACTGACCACCACGCTATTATTCCTACAGGAGTTGAAACTCAGTTAAACTTAAACGAACAAAAGGTTTACGACATTATAGCCAAACGTTTTATTGCTGTTTTTTACGACGATTGTTCAGTTAGCAACACCGCAGTTATTGGCACTGCCGACGAAGTAAGTTTTAAAACCACGGGTAAAGAAATTATTGAAAAAGGCTGGAGAGTGGTTTTTGATGGCATTGAAGAAACCGAAGAGGAAAAAGAGAGCAACCTCCTACCCAATTTCGTTGAAGGCGAAAAAGGACCTCACGAACCATCGTTTTTAGAAAAAGAAACCAAACCACCCAACATGTTTACCGAAGCAACCTTATTGCGTGCCATGGAAACTGCTGGCAAACAAGTTGACGATGAAGAATTGCGTGAATTGATGAAAGACAATGGTATTGGGCGACCTTCTACTCGAGCCAACATTATTGAAACCCTGTTTAAACGCAAGTATATTGAGCGAAACAAAAAACAATTGGTACCAACTTCAACTGGCATACAGTTGATTGACACCATACAAAACAAATTGTTGACTTCGGCTGAATTGACGGGTAGTTGGGAAAAACAATTGAAAGAAATTGAGCAGGGAAAATACAATGCGGGTACGTTTATTAAAAACATGAAACAAATGGTGGATCATTTGGTGTACGAAGTACGTATGGAAAAAGACCGCGCTCAAATTTCGGCTATTACCGATAATAAGCCTGCAAAAACAAGCAAAGACAAAAACAAGCTTAGCGAACAAACTTGTCCAAAGTGCAAAAAAGGCTCATTGTTAAAAGGTAAAAACGCTTACGGTTGTAGCGATTATGCTAACGGCTGCAAATTTGTGTTGCCTTTTAGTTTTATGGGTAAAAAATTAACCGAAAAACAACTGTTACAATTACTACAAAAAGGTAAAACCAGTACCATAAAAGGATTTAAAACTGATGTTGGAAAAACTGATGGCACGGTGGGTTTTAACGAACATTTTGAATTGCAATTAACCGAAACAACAACTGCAAGTAAAAAGCCAAAAAAACCTGAGAATGAATTACTTTGTCCTAAATGTGGTAAAGGAAAAATAGTAAAAGGTAAAACTGCTTATGGTTGTAGTAATTTTGCTACTGAGTGCGATTTTAGGTTTTTGTTTAACGACATTAGAACCAAAGCCAACGGAGCTGAATTAACCAAAACATTGGTCTATTCGATAATTAAAGGGGATATTTAA
- a CDS encoding aminotransferase class I/II-fold pyridoxal phosphate-dependent enzyme yields the protein MDIFEKIKNNRGPLGKYSKEAHGYFAFPKLEGELNSRMTFRGKQVLQWSLNNYLGLGNHPEIRKTDAEASAQWGLAYPMGARMMSGNSNLHEQLEAELAAFEQKQDAILLNFGYQGMVSAIDCLVDRNDVIVYDAESHACILDGVRLHQGKRFVYQHNNMESLASMLDKATRIVEKTNGGILVITEGVFGMSGNQGNLKDIVALKSKYNFRLFVDDAHGFGTMGKTGMGTGEAQDCQAGIDVYFGTFAKAMASIGGFIAADEQVIEFMRYNMRSQIYAKSMPMPLVVGNLKRLEMLRTMPELREKLWTVANAVQKGFKDNGFNIGTTNTQVTPVILNGDIPEATNLILDLRENYNLFCSIVVYPVVPKGVIMLRIIPTAVHSMEDVKYTIDTFKTVKEKLEKGEYRSEHIAAVSK from the coding sequence ATAGATATTTTTGAAAAAATCAAAAACAATAGAGGCCCATTAGGTAAATACTCAAAAGAAGCACATGGTTACTTTGCTTTTCCAAAGTTAGAAGGTGAGTTAAACAGTAGAATGACATTTAGAGGAAAACAAGTTTTACAATGGAGTTTAAATAATTATTTAGGTTTAGGAAATCACCCTGAAATTAGAAAAACGGATGCAGAAGCTTCTGCACAATGGGGGTTAGCTTACCCAATGGGAGCTAGAATGATGTCGGGTAACTCAAACTTACACGAACAATTAGAAGCTGAATTGGCTGCATTTGAACAAAAACAAGATGCAATTTTATTAAACTTTGGTTATCAAGGTATGGTATCGGCAATCGATTGTTTAGTAGATAGAAACGATGTGATTGTTTACGATGCTGAATCACATGCTTGTATATTAGATGGTGTTCGTTTACATCAAGGTAAGCGGTTTGTTTACCAACACAACAACATGGAAAGCCTAGCTAGTATGCTTGATAAAGCTACTCGTATAGTTGAAAAAACAAATGGTGGTATTTTGGTTATTACTGAAGGTGTGTTTGGAATGTCGGGTAATCAAGGTAATTTAAAAGACATCGTTGCTTTAAAATCGAAATACAATTTTAGATTGTTTGTTGATGATGCTCATGGTTTTGGTACTATGGGTAAAACAGGAATGGGTACAGGTGAGGCTCAAGATTGCCAAGCTGGAATTGATGTATATTTTGGAACATTTGCTAAAGCGATGGCTAGTATTGGTGGTTTTATAGCTGCCGATGAACAAGTTATTGAGTTTATGCGTTACAACATGCGTTCACAAATTTACGCTAAATCAATGCCTATGCCTTTAGTGGTTGGTAATTTGAAAAGGTTGGAAATGTTAAGAACCATGCCTGAGTTAAGAGAAAAACTTTGGACAGTAGCTAATGCTGTTCAGAAAGGATTTAAAGATAATGGTTTTAATATTGGAACAACCAATACTCAAGTAACTCCGGTAATTTTAAATGGAGATATTCCAGAGGCAACCAACTTAATTTTGGATTTAAGAGAAAACTATAACTTATTCTGTTCTATTGTAGTTTACCCTGTTGTTCCTAAAGGTGTTATTATGTTGAGAATTATACCAACAGCTGTCCATTCTATGGAAGATGTAAAATATACGATTGATACTTTTAAAACAGTTAAAGAAAAATTAGAAAAAGGCGAATATCGTTCTGAACATATTGCTGCAGTTTCTAAGTAA
- a CDS encoding DUF1456 family protein yields MALSNNDILKKLRVAHKLRDTDIVDICKLVDFNITTSELGAIFRSEDHPKYMECGDQLLRNFLNGLIIHLRGPMPPKNPASK; encoded by the coding sequence ATGGCTTTATCCAACAACGACATCTTAAAAAAATTACGTGTAGCTCATAAATTAAGAGATACCGACATTGTTGACATTTGCAAATTGGTTGATTTTAATATAACTACTAGCGAGTTAGGGGCTATTTTTAGAAGCGAAGACCATCCTAAATACATGGAATGTGGCGACCAATTGTTACGTAATTTTTTAAATGGTTTAATTATTCATTTACGTGGACCAATGCCTCCAAAAAATCCTGCATCAAAATAA
- a CDS encoding aminopeptidase → MIKNIIITTLSISILSLTSLAQTDTLKNKKDGHYFFSLVKDIEALDVQSQGRTGTCWSFSSLSFLESEIIRKGKKPVSLSEMFIVRNAYLDKAINYVRMHGTINFAAGGAFHDIPHTIKKYGIVPEEIYKGLNYGEEKHNHAELDAILKATVEQIVKNPQRKLTPSWQNAINGILDAYFGKVPTEFEYQGKKYTPKTYAASLGLNMDDYVVIGSYTHHPFYETFAIEVPDNWNFGTIYNVPLNEMEQIMNDAVMKGYSIAWGSDVSEKGFSFSNGLAIVPEDEATISVSGRDNKHFSDAGAEKVSNAFDEPVKELEITQEMRQVAFDNYETQDDHGMHITGIVKDQKGTKYYIVKNSWGKENYTSGYFYASEAYVKYKTIDFMVHKDALSPEMKKKLNIK, encoded by the coding sequence ATGATAAAAAACATAATAATTACTACCCTATCAATTTCAATACTTTCGTTAACTTCTTTAGCTCAAACCGATACCTTAAAAAACAAAAAAGACGGACATTACTTTTTCTCTTTGGTAAAGGACATCGAAGCTTTAGATGTGCAAAGTCAGGGACGGACAGGTACTTGTTGGTCGTTTTCTTCTCTTTCATTTTTAGAATCTGAAATTATTAGAAAAGGTAAAAAACCTGTCTCTTTATCAGAAATGTTTATTGTAAGAAACGCATACTTAGATAAAGCTATAAATTATGTTAGAATGCACGGTACCATTAATTTTGCAGCTGGTGGAGCTTTTCACGATATACCTCATACCATAAAAAAATACGGTATTGTACCAGAAGAAATTTACAAAGGTTTAAACTACGGCGAAGAAAAACATAACCATGCTGAATTGGACGCTATTTTAAAAGCAACAGTTGAACAAATTGTTAAAAATCCACAACGTAAGCTTACTCCATCATGGCAAAATGCTATCAATGGAATTTTAGACGCTTACTTTGGTAAAGTACCAACCGAATTTGAATATCAAGGTAAAAAATATACACCAAAAACTTATGCAGCTAGCTTAGGCTTAAACATGGACGATTATGTCGTTATTGGTTCATACACTCATCACCCATTTTACGAAACTTTTGCTATTGAGGTGCCAGATAACTGGAATTTTGGTACTATTTATAATGTTCCGTTAAATGAAATGGAACAAATTATGAATGATGCTGTAATGAAAGGTTACTCAATCGCATGGGGTAGCGATGTTTCTGAAAAAGGTTTTTCGTTCAGTAATGGCTTAGCTATAGTTCCTGAGGATGAAGCAACTATTTCGGTATCAGGTAGAGATAACAAACACTTTAGTGATGCTGGCGCAGAAAAAGTAAGCAATGCCTTTGATGAGCCCGTAAAGGAATTAGAAATTACTCAAGAAATGCGTCAAGTAGCTTTTGATAATTACGAAACACAAGACGACCACGGTATGCACATTACTGGAATTGTAAAAGACCAAAAAGGAACGAAATATTACATCGTAAAAAACTCTTGGGGTAAAGAGAATTATACGAGTGGTTACTTTTACGCGTCAGAAGCTTATGTAAAATATAAAACCATTGATTTTATGGTTCATAAAGATGCTTTATCACCAGAAATGAAGAAAAAATTAAACATTAAATAA